From a single Sediminibacterium sp. KACHI17 genomic region:
- a CDS encoding WecB/TagA/CpsF family glycosyltransferase, whose amino-acid sequence MNETSSQKINIAGTGISNVTLEETIEIFDRWIETGDQKRVCVTPVNCVVWAAKNKALQALYNSADLTLCDGVPLIWASAFLGKGKLKGRVTGLDLLPQYMKHAAQKGYSQFLLGAKEGVGTTLKQTAEKNYPGIQISGVYSPPFAEQFSEEENEKMIRMINEVKPDILWVSLTAPKQDYWIAQHLNRLQVKIAIGVGGAFEVAAGLIPRAPIWMQKAGLEWLYRLYREPRRLYHRYIIEAPAFFPLIIRQKMRG is encoded by the coding sequence ATGAATGAGACGTCATCCCAAAAAATAAATATAGCAGGAACCGGTATCAGCAATGTAACACTGGAAGAAACCATCGAAATTTTTGACCGATGGATCGAAACCGGTGATCAGAAAAGAGTATGTGTTACACCGGTGAACTGTGTCGTATGGGCTGCAAAGAACAAGGCGTTACAAGCGTTGTACAACAGTGCAGACCTCACACTCTGTGATGGAGTGCCATTAATATGGGCATCTGCTTTTTTAGGAAAAGGGAAATTAAAAGGAAGGGTAACCGGATTGGATCTTTTACCACAGTACATGAAACATGCTGCACAAAAGGGATACAGTCAGTTCTTACTGGGAGCAAAAGAAGGAGTAGGCACAACGCTAAAACAAACAGCAGAAAAAAATTATCCGGGAATACAGATCAGTGGAGTGTATAGTCCACCTTTTGCGGAGCAATTCAGTGAAGAAGAAAATGAAAAGATGATCCGGATGATCAATGAAGTGAAGCCTGATATTTTATGGGTGAGTCTCACAGCACCCAAACAAGACTACTGGATCGCACAACACCTGAACAGATTACAAGTGAAGATCGCTATTGGTGTAGGAGGTGCATTTGAAGTGGCTGCCGGACTCATCCCCCGCGCACCCATCTGGATGCAAAAAGCAGGGTTGGAATGGCTCTATCGTCTCTATCGCGAACCCCGCCGTCTCTACCACCGCTATATCATCGAAGCCCCCGCCTTTTTCCCTTTGATCATTCGTCAGAAGATGAGAGGGTGA
- a CDS encoding O-antigen ligase family protein, with protein sequence MLFLLPCIYLFSFLQALYRLLKKQPQYILVFFVIGLPIYFTSLSLTYQYGFEGLIPLFQSFKELIVLITLGWLVFVKKRVIVLRLPDKMMIAYLLYSFIYVLLPLGNFGIVDKLLALKGLSFFPLIYFAGRYMIPEMVPLKHIFHYICLVAILAAIVLGWEVWQYQHLQTLTGYADYNERFFGAEPSGNFGLSWTFETSNGLKRFASFYGGPLELGANMILTLAACLSVITTDDHRIKMNRIIFITLITCTLSIFFAISRASLVSYFAIMYLYAFITGKKQWLKIFHYAVLVAAIAIIFYIKGDIYELIITTINFTDNSSAFHVLQWLEGLDAMSANPLGLGLGMSGRVSASTGDNIGGENQLIIIGVQTGIISMLLYLAIYIWIIQYSIKIFKSATGKIKRLALCILLVKIGLIIPTFTANVEAYVYISYFTWFCTGLLVTMNDESKSKISSSSYAAA encoded by the coding sequence ATGTTATTTCTGTTACCCTGTATATATCTGTTCTCTTTTCTACAGGCATTGTATCGCCTGCTGAAAAAACAACCTCAATACATTCTGGTCTTCTTTGTCATCGGACTTCCCATTTACTTTACTTCCCTCTCATTAACCTATCAATATGGATTTGAAGGATTGATCCCGCTGTTTCAATCTTTCAAAGAACTCATCGTATTGATCACGTTAGGTTGGCTGGTATTCGTCAAGAAAAGAGTGATCGTACTTCGGCTACCGGACAAAATGATGATCGCTTACCTACTCTATTCATTCATATATGTGCTACTACCATTGGGTAATTTTGGAATAGTAGACAAACTCCTGGCATTAAAAGGATTGAGCTTTTTTCCCTTGATCTATTTTGCAGGCAGGTATATGATACCGGAGATGGTACCACTGAAACATATCTTTCATTATATCTGTCTGGTCGCAATTCTGGCAGCGATCGTATTAGGTTGGGAAGTATGGCAATACCAACATTTGCAAACACTCACCGGATACGCAGACTATAATGAACGTTTTTTTGGTGCAGAGCCTTCCGGCAACTTTGGACTGAGCTGGACTTTCGAAACCAGTAATGGACTAAAAAGATTTGCCAGCTTCTATGGTGGACCGCTGGAATTAGGTGCGAATATGATCCTTACATTGGCTGCTTGTTTGTCAGTGATCACCACCGATGATCATCGCATTAAAATGAATCGCATCATCTTCATTACACTCATCACTTGTACCCTGTCTATTTTCTTTGCTATTTCAAGGGCTTCGTTGGTGAGCTATTTTGCCATCATGTATTTATATGCATTCATCACCGGTAAAAAACAATGGCTTAAAATTTTTCATTATGCGGTATTGGTTGCAGCCATCGCCATCATATTTTATATCAAAGGTGATATTTATGAACTCATCATTACAACCATCAATTTCACAGATAACTCCAGTGCCTTTCACGTACTGCAATGGCTGGAAGGGTTAGATGCCATGTCTGCCAATCCACTGGGGCTGGGGCTGGGTATGTCAGGAAGAGTATCCGCTTCAACAGGAGACAATATCGGTGGTGAAAACCAATTGATCATCATTGGCGTTCAAACAGGGATCATTTCTATGCTGCTCTATCTCGCCATTTATATATGGATCATTCAATACAGTATCAAAATATTCAAATCGGCTACAGGAAAAATAAAAAGACTGGCACTCTGTATTCTCCTGGTGAAAATCGGACTGATCATTCCAACTTTTACAGCCAATGTAGAAGCGTATGTATATATTTCCTATTTCACATGGTTCTGTACCGGTTTATTGGTTACGATGAATGATGAGTCAAAATCAAAAATCAGTTCCTCATCCTATGCGGCAGCCTAA
- a CDS encoding methyltransferase domain-containing protein, with the protein MKFPIYFEVPVFVSEHNEVFKQEDFNTPEAPSIFFGNSKNPAINFLRKLRPDVTLNYTSKINYTKLADRLSHLEAPRILVIGGSIDGTGMSILKQKLPQQTIMVESDVAQGPNTNIIFDAHHIPFQANTFDLVIVQAVLEHVLDPFQCVREIERVLHENGIVYAETPFMQQVHGGKYDFHRFTDLGHRRLFRNFEEIDRGLVAGPGSSLAWSLRYFFLSFAVNKTMDRIISYVSSFLVFWLKYFDYLLNHNKGAYDGACGLYFIGTKKTGYVLPDHELLHQYKGYRS; encoded by the coding sequence ATGAAGTTTCCGATCTATTTCGAGGTACCTGTTTTTGTGAGTGAGCATAATGAGGTTTTTAAACAAGAAGATTTCAATACACCCGAAGCACCTTCCATTTTTTTTGGAAATAGCAAAAATCCAGCCATTAATTTTCTCCGAAAACTTCGACCGGATGTTACATTGAATTATACCAGTAAGATCAATTATACAAAGTTGGCCGATCGGTTGTCGCATCTGGAAGCGCCTCGTATTTTAGTGATCGGAGGAAGCATTGATGGCACAGGAATGTCGATACTAAAACAAAAGCTACCACAACAAACCATAATGGTAGAATCAGATGTGGCACAAGGACCGAATACCAATATCATATTTGATGCACACCATATTCCTTTTCAAGCGAATACTTTTGACCTGGTGATCGTTCAGGCGGTACTGGAACATGTGCTGGATCCGTTTCAATGCGTAAGAGAGATTGAAAGAGTGCTTCATGAAAATGGTATCGTTTACGCTGAAACCCCTTTCATGCAACAGGTTCACGGCGGTAAATATGATTTTCATCGTTTTACAGATCTGGGGCATCGTAGATTGTTTCGGAATTTTGAAGAAATAGATCGTGGACTGGTTGCCGGTCCGGGTTCTTCACTGGCATGGTCATTACGCTACTTCTTTCTTTCTTTCGCTGTGAATAAAACAATGGACCGTATCATTAGTTATGTTTCCAGTTTCCTGGTTTTTTGGCTGAAATATTTCGACTATCTACTGAATCACAACAAAGGTGCTTATGATGGCGCTTGTGGACTTTATTTTATAGGCACTAAAAAAACAGGATACGTGTTACCGGATCATGAGTTGCTTCATCAATATAAAGGATATCGCTCCTAA
- a CDS encoding Wzz/FepE/Etk N-terminal domain-containing protein, whose product MQQEPIIPSPIQDDPPFSLTHELQRLFLQFKQALLHWKLWTGMMVIGMILGLIYSFIKPVTYQAKTVFVVEESKSVGGGSLMSALAGQFGVDIGNLSGASGILAGDNVLQLLKSEQLIKKTLLSWYDSTNNSTLADEYARLYQLSDKWKKKFPQLQSFAVLRKGASRLEDSLLKKIIERHIQKELSVAKPDKKLGFFEMNVTMRGEVLSVLFSQRLLKTATDFYIETKTKRLLTNVQRLQNKADSLLYMLNRKTYSAADANRLLLDVNPVYSNPEVSAEISSRDKVLQGTIYAEILKNLEISKTSLIQETPTVQLVDEPVYPLKNNAWLWWEGLFFGAILGAALGIGIGVIGLSGNQVIG is encoded by the coding sequence ATGCAACAGGAACCTATCATACCATCACCTATACAAGACGATCCTCCTTTTTCATTGACACATGAATTGCAGCGTTTGTTCCTGCAGTTCAAACAGGCACTGCTTCATTGGAAGTTGTGGACTGGTATGATGGTGATCGGAATGATATTGGGGTTGATCTATAGTTTCATAAAACCGGTTACTTATCAGGCAAAGACCGTATTTGTAGTGGAGGAATCTAAATCAGTGGGTGGCGGGTCATTGATGTCTGCGTTGGCCGGACAATTTGGAGTCGATATCGGAAATTTATCCGGAGCCAGTGGTATACTTGCCGGCGACAATGTGTTGCAATTGCTTAAGAGTGAACAACTGATCAAAAAAACATTATTGAGCTGGTATGATAGCACCAATAACAGCACTTTGGCGGATGAGTATGCTCGTTTATACCAGCTGTCTGACAAGTGGAAGAAAAAATTCCCGCAACTGCAATCATTTGCCGTCCTAAGAAAAGGCGCTTCCAGATTGGAAGATAGTTTGCTGAAAAAGATCATAGAGCGTCATATCCAAAAAGAATTATCAGTAGCCAAGCCGGATAAGAAATTGGGATTCTTCGAAATGAATGTGACCATGCGTGGAGAAGTACTCAGTGTATTGTTTTCTCAACGTTTGCTGAAGACCGCTACTGACTTTTATATTGAGACCAAAACAAAACGATTGCTCACCAATGTGCAGCGATTGCAAAACAAAGCAGATAGTTTATTGTACATGTTGAATCGTAAAACTTATTCTGCTGCTGATGCGAATCGGTTGTTGTTAGATGTCAATCCGGTGTATTCTAATCCGGAAGTATCCGCTGAAATCTCTTCCCGAGATAAAGTTTTACAAGGAACGATCTATGCAGAGATCTTAAAGAATCTCGAGATCAGTAAAACCTCACTCATACAAGAAACCCCCACCGTACAATTGGTGGATGAACCCGTATATCCCTTAAAGAATAATGCATGGTTATGGTGGGAAGGATTATTCTTCGGAGCCATACTCGGAGCGGCTTTGGGGATTGGGATTGGGGTTATCGGGTTATCGGGTAATCAGGTAATCGGGTAA
- a CDS encoding glycosyltransferase family 1 protein — MRQPNTPIRVGIDIRDLRVAKTGQKTVLEELCKQFKKHTDPTIEFIFLDDTHPIPTGKKKWQIILGHFCYQWWKQIVLPWKAYRNKCRIVFCGDYFVPLLQPGFKTIEIFHDAFFFEYPQHYHALWRKLFHLIAMPGARKCSSIMVTSQYARQQVHHHTGIALEKLISIPLGPKTFPVVEKDIPSAIEQYLQHPYILHVGVMEKRKNLPMLIKAFDRYCAKEPKDNRRLILAGKGNGKQDSDDTANIEKAIQDSPYKDRIIRTGFLPDASIAVLYEHADLYVFPSVNEGFGIPVLEAFHWEVPVLVANNTCLPEVGGDAVRSFDPYDPEALASLMHQVLHDTSMQEEMIQKGKQRLQDFSWEKAANQLVALFKKTVQHD, encoded by the coding sequence ATGCGGCAGCCTAATACACCCATTAGAGTCGGTATCGATATCCGAGACTTGCGTGTAGCAAAGACCGGGCAAAAAACCGTATTGGAAGAACTTTGCAAACAATTCAAAAAACATACAGACCCAACGATCGAATTTATTTTTCTGGATGATACCCATCCCATTCCCACGGGAAAGAAGAAATGGCAGATCATATTGGGTCATTTTTGTTATCAATGGTGGAAACAAATAGTGTTGCCATGGAAAGCCTACCGAAACAAATGCCGGATCGTTTTCTGTGGCGATTATTTTGTACCACTCCTACAACCCGGATTCAAGACCATTGAGATCTTTCATGATGCTTTTTTCTTTGAATACCCGCAACACTATCATGCACTCTGGCGAAAACTTTTTCATCTCATAGCAATGCCGGGTGCCAGAAAATGCAGTAGCATCATGGTCACCTCTCAGTATGCCAGACAACAAGTGCATCATCATACCGGTATTGCGTTAGAGAAATTGATATCCATACCACTGGGACCTAAAACTTTTCCGGTAGTTGAAAAAGACATACCATCGGCAATAGAACAATACTTACAACATCCCTATATACTGCATGTAGGTGTGATGGAAAAAAGGAAGAACCTGCCAATGCTCATCAAAGCTTTTGATCGATACTGCGCCAAGGAACCGAAAGACAACCGAAGATTGATCTTAGCAGGTAAAGGGAATGGCAAACAGGATTCGGATGACACGGCCAACATTGAAAAAGCCATACAAGACAGTCCATATAAAGACAGGATCATCCGTACCGGATTTCTTCCGGATGCATCCATTGCAGTACTGTATGAGCATGCAGATCTGTATGTGTTCCCTTCCGTGAACGAAGGTTTTGGAATACCGGTATTAGAAGCTTTTCATTGGGAAGTACCAGTATTAGTAGCCAATAACACATGCTTGCCGGAAGTAGGTGGCGATGCTGTACGCAGCTTTGACCCTTATGACCCCGAAGCATTAGCTTCACTCATGCATCAGGTACTACATGACACAAGCATGCAAGAGGAAATGATTCAAAAGGGGAAACAGCGTCTTCAGGATTTTTCATGGGAAAAAGCAGCCAATCAATTAGTCGCGCTTTTCAAAAAAACAGTGCAACATGACTAA
- a CDS encoding oligosaccharide flippase family protein has product MNNRSAIQNFANLSFLQAANVLAQILLIPIIAHKAGLIEFGQIMVAASYAAMVSILINYGSNQSGVKDVALHRADRSLLSQTFYSIYYTRGLLLLLSFLLLSVIFFVSPSHYRHFLSANTIILAEMLNPFFFFVGMQQLFLYNLSNLIAKIISALLILFFITSSKEGIWVNFLIGIPSILANLFLMLHIIRKYQLFHFMVSFRELKKYVRTNFYLTGNNACVQLQQSYFLFVVSSMGDGMILAAYSLTDKIIWSFRMLIISFFNTIYPRAALRYQQSPDAWKQMKRKLSYLISILFLAVALVLFFFPDTIIHIVSPESNAMATVYLRYVALVPLIAALNSLNVADLLIKQQYKYIFIIAVLLLFIAILFAQILISLQQPGLFGLYLLVIECSSIPLYLYFIRKTNQLY; this is encoded by the coding sequence GTGAACAACCGGTCGGCAATTCAAAATTTTGCTAACCTTAGTTTTTTACAAGCAGCCAATGTACTGGCTCAGATTCTACTGATCCCGATCATTGCACACAAAGCCGGGCTGATTGAATTTGGTCAGATCATGGTGGCAGCATCCTATGCAGCAATGGTATCTATTCTGATCAATTATGGCAGTAACCAATCAGGTGTAAAAGATGTGGCACTGCATCGTGCTGATCGTTCTTTATTATCGCAAACCTTTTATAGTATTTACTATACCAGGGGCCTGCTTTTATTACTCTCCTTTTTGCTATTATCAGTGATCTTCTTTGTTTCTCCAAGTCACTACCGACATTTTCTTTCAGCCAATACCATTATTCTCGCTGAAATGTTGAATCCCTTTTTCTTCTTTGTGGGCATGCAACAATTGTTTTTATACAATTTGAGCAATCTCATAGCCAAAATCATTTCAGCACTGCTCATTCTATTCTTTATCACCAGTAGTAAGGAGGGTATCTGGGTGAATTTTCTGATCGGTATTCCGAGTATCCTAGCCAATCTTTTTCTGATGCTACATATCATCAGAAAATATCAGCTTTTCCATTTTATGGTATCATTCCGCGAGCTAAAAAAATATGTACGAACCAACTTTTACCTGACAGGAAACAATGCCTGTGTTCAGTTACAGCAATCGTATTTTCTTTTTGTGGTATCAAGTATGGGCGATGGTATGATACTGGCCGCTTATTCACTTACCGATAAGATCATTTGGTCATTCCGTATGCTCATCATTTCTTTTTTCAATACCATCTACCCCAGGGCTGCCTTACGATACCAGCAATCTCCGGATGCATGGAAACAAATGAAAAGAAAACTGAGTTATCTGATCAGCATCCTATTTTTAGCTGTAGCATTGGTTTTATTTTTTTTCCCGGATACCATCATCCATATCGTTTCTCCTGAATCAAATGCAATGGCTACCGTGTATTTGCGATATGTGGCATTGGTTCCATTGATAGCGGCATTAAACTCACTGAATGTAGCCGATCTCTTGATCAAACAACAATACAAATACATTTTCATCATTGCCGTTTTACTGCTGTTCATAGCCATCTTATTTGCACAAATACTGATCAGCCTGCAGCAACCGGGACTGTTTGGATTATATCTGCTGGTGATTGAATGTAGTAGTATCCCTTTGTACCTGTATTTCATACGGAAAACCAACCAACTTTACTGA
- a CDS encoding acyltransferase, whose product MTKAITSRYLPFVDGLRGIAILLVVLSHIGLEQIIPGKLGVTLFFFISGYLITSLLLDEKERTGNIQLVHFYLRRFFRLYPALLCMILLGIGATQWFHCSLTIHDVAGAMFYYSNYYIGWFRSPVADCSRMLDILWSLSVEEHFYLLYPFLFTAFLKKYTRKQLGYFIGLVLALCIAAILFRWQIYLTIEQPEDIAGRIYFSSHTRMDSILWGCLCALIGKYSPQFFQWLQQKTIWFIGCGLVLASLVIPFFWYKQLFQFTTQGLGLFLLLPYLHTNNQLFITRILIHPWLIFIGKISYSLYLFHWIAVKVSSQWFTDYGLSWQLCFWAMVIVLTLSSYYLVELPFVALRKKFGSHMK is encoded by the coding sequence ATGACTAAAGCAATCACATCCCGCTATCTACCCTTTGTGGATGGTCTCAGAGGTATTGCCATCCTGTTGGTAGTATTATCGCATATCGGTTTAGAACAGATCATTCCGGGAAAACTGGGTGTTACACTTTTCTTCTTTATCAGTGGTTATTTGATCACTTCCCTACTACTGGATGAAAAAGAAAGAACCGGTAATATTCAATTGGTTCATTTCTACTTAAGAAGATTTTTTCGTTTATATCCTGCACTACTCTGTATGATACTATTGGGTATTGGAGCTACTCAATGGTTTCATTGCAGTCTTACCATTCATGATGTTGCAGGGGCCATGTTTTATTATTCCAACTATTATATTGGATGGTTCCGCTCACCTGTTGCAGACTGCTCACGCATGCTCGATATCTTGTGGTCATTGTCGGTTGAAGAACATTTTTATCTGTTGTATCCTTTTCTGTTCACAGCATTCCTGAAAAAATATACGCGGAAACAATTGGGGTATTTTATTGGACTTGTATTGGCACTCTGTATCGCAGCAATACTGTTCAGATGGCAGATATATCTCACTATTGAACAACCGGAAGATATAGCCGGTCGTATTTATTTTTCATCCCATACACGGATGGACTCTATTCTCTGGGGATGTTTGTGTGCATTGATCGGTAAATACAGTCCGCAATTCTTTCAATGGCTACAACAGAAAACCATATGGTTCATTGGTTGCGGTTTGGTGCTCGCCTCTTTGGTCATTCCTTTCTTTTGGTATAAACAACTTTTTCAGTTCACTACACAAGGATTGGGGCTATTCCTGCTGCTTCCTTACCTCCATACGAATAACCAACTATTCATTACACGCATATTGATACATCCATGGCTCATCTTTATTGGAAAGATCAGTTATAGTCTATACCTGTTTCATTGGATCGCTGTAAAAGTATCCAGTCAATGGTTTACTGATTATGGACTTTCATGGCAATTATGCTTCTGGGCGATGGTCATCGTTCTTACCCTATCTTCGTATTATCTGGTCGAACTGCCTTTTGTTGCACTGCGAAAAAAATTCGGTTCGCATATGAAATAA
- a CDS encoding glycosyltransferase family 4 protein, with amino-acid sequence MSHPPVILFIHNTYLQKGGEDTVVQQEIDFLQAKGWKVHTLFFSNEAISNPLLRWLNAFTVFFNITAAIKVFLLVKKHRIDIVHVHNFYYRASPSVFWGAKAAGARTVFTLHNYRLFCLNGFLFYNQTTCMDCHQQKSFQPGITRKCFKDSGFFSRILAASTILHRRIGTWHHKIDQLLVLNPLQKKLLTDIGIPAEKIILKPNFLLESAAPAWYDQRDDFFLFAGRMSPEKGIVALINAVKGKKITLLLVGDGPLAPWVMTQTDEWIQYRPKVDKSVLQVLYRKCTALIFPSIWPEGLPLTVIEAQQAGTIVIAAHSENLKEMIRHQETGFLYDPLNNQELLNVIAKFQASDLQEKNRLSTNAYQFFKDHYTIQQHDQWLMKAYQVSVKE; translated from the coding sequence ATGTCACATCCTCCTGTCATACTCTTCATACACAATACCTACCTACAGAAAGGTGGAGAAGATACAGTTGTACAACAGGAAATTGATTTTCTGCAAGCAAAAGGATGGAAGGTGCATACCCTTTTCTTTTCCAATGAAGCCATTAGCAACCCATTGTTACGATGGTTGAATGCATTCACCGTATTTTTCAACATCACCGCAGCGATCAAAGTATTCTTACTGGTAAAGAAACACCGTATCGATATTGTTCACGTACATAATTTTTACTACCGCGCCTCTCCATCTGTTTTCTGGGGAGCAAAAGCTGCCGGTGCCAGAACCGTTTTTACACTGCACAACTATCGGCTGTTTTGTCTGAACGGTTTTTTATTTTACAACCAGACAACCTGCATGGATTGTCATCAGCAAAAAAGCTTTCAGCCGGGTATCACACGCAAATGTTTCAAAGACTCAGGCTTTTTTTCACGCATACTTGCTGCATCCACCATCTTACACAGAAGAATCGGTACTTGGCATCATAAAATCGATCAACTGCTGGTGTTGAATCCTTTGCAGAAAAAATTATTGACTGATATTGGCATCCCGGCAGAAAAAATAATACTGAAACCTAATTTTTTATTAGAAAGCGCAGCTCCCGCATGGTATGATCAGCGCGATGATTTTTTTCTTTTTGCAGGCCGCATGTCGCCTGAGAAAGGCATTGTAGCTTTGATCAATGCCGTAAAAGGAAAAAAGATCACTTTACTATTGGTAGGTGATGGTCCGCTTGCCCCTTGGGTCATGACGCAAACCGATGAATGGATACAGTACCGACCCAAAGTAGATAAATCAGTTTTACAAGTGTTATATAGAAAATGTACGGCACTGATTTTCCCCTCCATCTGGCCGGAAGGTTTACCACTGACAGTGATTGAAGCACAACAAGCAGGTACTATTGTCATTGCCGCTCATTCAGAAAATCTGAAAGAGATGATCCGTCATCAAGAAACCGGATTTTTGTATGATCCTTTGAATAATCAGGAACTATTGAATGTCATTGCTAAGTTTCAAGCGAGTGACTTACAAGAAAAAAACAGACTATCCACCAATGCCTATCAATTTTTCAAAGACCATTATACGATCCAACAACATGATCAATGGTTAATGAAAGCCTATCAGGTTTCCGTGAAAGAATAA
- a CDS encoding glycosyltransferase family 2 protein, protein MNHSAEAFPSVAIILVNWKSFDVTSDCLESLKQLKYPNYQVIVIDNGSQDGSVEKFRTHHPHIVLLPSETNLGFAGGNNIGLRYAQAQPFDYAIMLNNDTFVEPDFLTLLIDYMETHPEVGAIQPRIHFNDNRNLLWNGGAYFNPWTGFTYTDGENQLPKKRHLQLKEIDWISGCAFLVRTHMLDRTGLLNEDFFMYSEDVDLSFRIRKLRYQLIYHPASVIYHIAGVSNKSATRGKEGYVNHMVHYYNQRNRLWIIKKYTPWYCWPSVIICNFFYILLVLGYFAARGRFKKLNAMCRAVKDGLLH, encoded by the coding sequence ATGAATCATTCAGCAGAAGCCTTCCCATCGGTAGCGATCATACTCGTCAATTGGAAAAGCTTTGACGTTACGAGTGATTGTTTGGAATCACTCAAACAACTCAAGTATCCAAATTATCAAGTCATCGTCATTGATAATGGATCACAGGATGGATCTGTCGAAAAATTTCGTACCCATCATCCACACATCGTATTACTTCCATCTGAGACCAATCTCGGATTTGCAGGTGGCAATAATATCGGATTACGTTACGCACAGGCACAGCCATTCGATTATGCGATCATGCTGAATAATGACACCTTTGTAGAGCCTGACTTTTTAACCCTGCTCATTGATTATATGGAAACGCACCCTGAAGTGGGTGCCATCCAGCCACGTATCCATTTCAATGATAACCGAAATTTGTTATGGAATGGAGGTGCTTATTTCAACCCATGGACAGGCTTTACCTATACAGACGGAGAAAATCAATTACCCAAAAAAAGGCATCTACAATTAAAAGAGATCGATTGGATATCCGGCTGTGCATTTCTCGTTCGCACACATATGCTGGATCGAACCGGTTTACTGAATGAAGACTTCTTCATGTATAGTGAAGATGTGGACCTCTCTTTCAGGATCAGGAAACTTCGTTATCAACTCATTTATCATCCTGCATCTGTGATTTATCATATTGCCGGAGTATCCAACAAATCTGCAACACGCGGAAAAGAAGGGTATGTAAACCATATGGTTCATTATTACAACCAAAGAAACCGTCTTTGGATCATTAAGAAATATACGCCCTGGTATTGCTGGCCAAGCGTTATCATCTGCAATTTTTTTTATATTCTGCTGGTTCTGGGCTATTTTGCAGCACGTGGAAGGTTTAAAAAATTAAACGCCATGTGTCGTGCTGTGAAAGATGGACTATTACATTGA